A genomic region of Gemmata massiliana contains the following coding sequences:
- a CDS encoding NADPH-dependent FMN reductase, protein MTAPAAAKRPATVLAVSGSLRAASSNTNLLRAAALVAPPYITVSLFAGLGSLPLFNPDLDHEDEPLPSVEEWRALLRTADAVLISTPEYAHGVPGALKNALDWVVGSGELVGKPVGLVNAFPRSTHAQASLVETLTVMSAVLPPDAVVAVPPECKRLDPKGMASAPEIAGPFQQALDALVRVRDACCPNR, encoded by the coding sequence ATGACAGCGCCAGCCGCCGCGAAGCGCCCTGCAACCGTGCTCGCGGTGTCCGGTAGTTTGCGAGCCGCTTCGTCCAACACAAATCTGCTTCGGGCCGCAGCCCTCGTAGCCCCACCCTACATAACCGTCTCGTTGTTCGCGGGGCTCGGGAGCCTTCCGCTGTTCAACCCGGACCTGGACCACGAGGACGAGCCTCTGCCCTCGGTCGAGGAGTGGCGCGCACTCCTCCGAACCGCGGACGCGGTGCTCATCTCGACGCCGGAGTATGCCCACGGGGTACCAGGGGCGCTCAAGAACGCCCTCGACTGGGTCGTCGGGAGCGGGGAACTCGTAGGTAAACCGGTTGGCTTGGTAAACGCCTTTCCCCGATCGACGCACGCGCAGGCGTCCCTGGTCGAAACACTGACAGTGATGTCGGCCGTATTGCCGCCCGACGCGGTGGTAGCCGTTCCCCCGGAATGTAAGCGACTCGATCCAAAGGGAATGGCGTCAGCGCCCGAAATCGCCGGACCGTTCCAGCAGGCCCTTGATGCGCTGGTGCGAGTACGGGACGCATGTTGCCCGAACCGCTAA